One genomic window of Paenibacillus xylanilyticus includes the following:
- a CDS encoding ketopantoate reductase family protein: MVIDIVGAGSLGLLYGGKLQAAGYAVRFWTRTPEQAEELRIHGLTITEQGKKIQLLPQHIQAYSISELSAHWHDQPGDWLLLMVKQTSIDDVIHSMETMKDYILNIVCFQNGMGHIEKIQAALPLSSIYRAVTTEGAKRLQYGVKRAGEGHTWFGRDVHTKELEKEASRNLEEVRLQALLQQAGFNCTASNQIDKLIYRKLLINAVINPLTAIWRIPNGGLLQNDYRLEVMRRLYDEASAIYKASDIMVGTDMWEEILSVCRSTASNTSSMLADVMQGRRTEVESISGQMVQLAHRCGMTAPQHELMLHLIEGIRPEGVS; the protein is encoded by the coding sequence ATGGTGATCGACATTGTAGGAGCTGGCTCACTTGGTCTTTTATATGGAGGAAAGCTTCAGGCTGCGGGTTATGCTGTGCGGTTTTGGACAAGAACGCCTGAACAAGCGGAAGAACTGCGTATACACGGACTAACGATTACAGAGCAGGGGAAGAAGATCCAATTGCTTCCTCAACATATTCAGGCCTATTCAATTAGCGAATTATCTGCTCACTGGCATGATCAACCTGGTGACTGGCTTCTCCTCATGGTTAAGCAGACAAGTATAGATGATGTTATTCATAGCATGGAGACGATGAAGGACTATATTCTTAACATTGTCTGCTTCCAGAACGGGATGGGCCATATTGAGAAGATACAAGCTGCCTTGCCGCTGTCCAGCATATACCGGGCAGTTACTACTGAAGGTGCCAAGAGGTTGCAGTACGGGGTAAAACGGGCTGGTGAGGGACATACCTGGTTTGGTAGAGATGTACATACGAAAGAACTAGAGAAAGAAGCCTCACGGAATCTGGAAGAAGTTCGGTTGCAGGCACTATTGCAGCAGGCAGGATTTAACTGTACAGCGTCGAATCAAATCGATAAGCTGATATACAGGAAGCTTCTGATCAATGCTGTCATTAATCCACTCACCGCGATATGGAGAATACCGAATGGAGGATTGCTTCAGAATGATTATCGCTTAGAGGTCATGCGCCGTTTATATGATGAAGCTTCAGCCATTTATAAGGCTAGCGATATTATGGTGGGTACAGACATGTGGGAGGAAATTCTATCCGTTTGTCGATCGACGGCTTCGAATACATCCTCAATGCTCGCAGATGTTATGCAAGGGCGGCGTACCGAAGTGGAATCCATCAGTGGGCAAATGGTACAACTGGCGCATCGGTGTGGGATGACTGCTCCGCAGCATGAATTAATGCTTCATCTGATCGAAGGAATTAGGCCGGAAGGAGTGAGTTAA
- a CDS encoding RsfA family transcriptional regulator, protein MTAVRQDAWSTEDDLILAEVTLRHIREGSTQLAAFEEVGEKIGRTSAACGFRWNSCVRKKYESAISNAKAQRQKRSYLRKQPALLGPQVAALSTLDTEESLYKADGVSEDSLSIDAVIRFLRQWKGNVQENGRQLKMLEKELREKEDELHELRCENDRLSKQVNEVQTDYRVVNDDYKALIQIMDRARRLAFLAEEDEELKTRFKMDANGNLERIE, encoded by the coding sequence ATGACTGCAGTGAGACAGGATGCTTGGAGTACAGAGGACGATTTGATCTTGGCTGAGGTGACTTTACGGCATATTCGGGAAGGCAGCACACAACTCGCGGCCTTCGAGGAAGTGGGCGAAAAAATAGGCAGAACATCTGCCGCTTGCGGTTTTCGCTGGAACAGCTGTGTGCGTAAAAAGTATGAGTCTGCCATCAGCAATGCGAAGGCACAGCGTCAAAAGAGAAGTTATCTCCGAAAACAGCCAGCTTTGCTTGGACCACAGGTCGCAGCTCTATCTACACTGGATACGGAAGAAAGCCTGTACAAGGCCGATGGAGTGTCAGAAGACTCCTTATCCATTGATGCAGTAATTCGCTTCTTGCGCCAGTGGAAAGGAAATGTTCAGGAAAATGGGCGTCAACTCAAAATGCTCGAAAAGGAACTTCGTGAAAAAGAAGATGAACTCCATGAGCTTCGTTGTGAAAATGACCGTTTATCCAAACAAGTGAATGAAGTACAAACCGATTACCGTGTCGTAAATGATGATTATAAGGCATTGATTCAGATCATGGATCGTGCACGCAGGCTTGCTTTTCTGGCTGAAGAAGATGAGGAACTAAAAACTCGTTTCAAAATGGATGCCAACGGCAATCTGGAACGAATTGAATAA
- a CDS encoding DUF2626 domain-containing protein: MARMFRVLGFFTLTIGLMAFAGDLVEMALLFFLQTAFFVILGYLKFTERTYILLFWGYMIVTFTGFSYWTVFQMGLPL, encoded by the coding sequence GTGGCACGCATGTTTCGGGTACTCGGGTTCTTCACGCTAACGATTGGCCTGATGGCTTTTGCGGGAGATTTGGTCGAGATGGCTTTGCTCTTTTTCCTGCAGACTGCGTTTTTCGTCATTTTGGGGTATTTAAAATTCACCGAAAGAACATACATATTGCTCTTCTGGGGTTATATGATCGTTACTTTCACAGGGTTCAGCTACTGGACTGTGTTCCAAATGGGGTTGCCGCTTTAA